The sequence below is a genomic window from Salvelinus namaycush isolate Seneca chromosome 2, SaNama_1.0, whole genome shotgun sequence.
CTCTTCTCTGAGGGAACATAACGGAGGACTGTGGTAGTGGAGGGGTTTCTGCTGGGGCCCACTTTGTTCACTGAGTACCTGGGGCATGGGGGACACGCGGAGGCATCCCCCTTGGGGGGGAGCACTATCCTGTGTCTTGAGGGGATGGATTAATGTTTAATGTCCTTGGCTCTAGCAGGCAGGCAGTGCTGCAGCCGGGAGCTTCTCTCCACTCCAGGTGCTCTCTGCAGGCTCGTACacagtatagtactgtactgtattcacCACCGGCTGGAGCCAACAGGCTCCACcccactaagcagttcatagacCGGCTTATGGGAGCTGGGTCCCACAGCTTGTTTAACGTATTACAGAACAGCCAGCTTTGCCTCTCCGCTCCACCAGTCCATCTCTGTGCTGAGGAGTTATTTATTCATAGTGATCAAGGCATGATACACATTTTTGACACCGACTGCAGCAGCTTGTAAACGTTGGTGCGGAACAAGATGTTGATGCTCTGTTACCATGGTGTAGGGAAGTGTTCTGATCAAACAGAAGCCCAATGGATCACACCATGTTGAATCTGAAGCCTGCGCACAATGTGGCTGTGACAGTAGACAATCCAGTCATGATTAGGTCTACACCGAGGAAGGAAATGCGACTTTTTTTACCAAGAGAATTCAACTTGCAGATGGAGCACTCTTGACTAAGAAAAAGGCTATTACATAGCCTGACATTAAATAAGAAAATTAGTAGTTTTCGATTCTGATGTCTTATGACTGCAGTTGGCTGTCCTTGGTAGAGGAAACATTtttgtctgtctcctccctctttGAGCTGCCATTGCTGCATGCTCCTGGTCTGTTGCTGGCTGGGAGTTATTGCCTGTCCTACACGCAGCACTCGAAATAAAGAGCCGTTTTAATGAGGGCTTTCCTGTGGTCATCTGTTTCTGTCAATCTGCCACACTGTTCAACCGTATATTATTTATCTCTATCTTCCACTCTCTCTGTGCTCTTTAGGTAGGAGGCTAATATTGACATGCAGTACTAGTTCTTGGGAAGTCCAGAACTCTTATGATTGGGACAATATAGTGGGTGTGGCTGGCAGTGTAACCATAGTTCTCAGTCTGCCTGGATTTAGTGTTGTGTTAGACTCCACACCCATGTATCAAGAAGAATTTAAGTGTCAGTCAGAGAGGAGACGATGTCAATCATTATCTATGGAGGTGTGAAAATGGAGGCGTATCTGGTGTTTCTCAGTGAGAAGTGGCTTGGTACAGACTCCTTGGCTATGATGTCCTGCATATTTAAATGTATTAGTcacactccagtctccttttcacctcatttatCACCTGTTTTACTTAACATAGGCACATCTTAATAGGTGCTCAAGGTGTCCTCATAAACCCCCCACTTGTGTCATATTATCTCTTTTGTGCTCTATTGTTCCCGCAAGCAAGGGGGGAGGCTGACATCAGAGGGAACCATCAGACCAAATCCTTGAATGGCCTACACCATGAAGTTtcaacttgtttaaaaaaaacatttgtctgTAGATTTATTTATAcgtgggatattgtttttcaacaggaagaGTAAATATAGCTGGAGTGCGTATTTAAATCTGTTGGCAAGGTGAGTGTGGCCGGCCCATGATCTGGAGCCAGCAAGCAGTGTTAATGGGACACAGAGTGGTGGTGTTCAGAGCAGCggtgacgtagctggtaaataaataatatactctACAGTAACAGCACCACGTGGCAGGCCAACTGGGAGCAGCGCTCCTATCATGCCAGCAACAACTCCATGGCTGAGTTACAGCTGGCACTAAATCATAGCTTAACTATTGGGGCTGTTTCTACTGCCTCTCTCTGAGCTGAGCTCTGCTGCTGCCTCTGACACAAATCTCTGGGTCTGGGACTGGGGTGACGGGCTGAGGAGGCGTGAGATTATCAATCAATCACACTCACTTTCTACCTCCAGCTCTCTGCTAACAGCTTAGCCTGCCACAGGAAATGATTTCTGAGCCCGTCGGACACGGGAACCTGAGAACATGTTTACGAGTGTTTGGGCTGCATGCATCCTGCCAAATCCTGTGATTGATCAGTGACACTTCATGGGGTTAGTACTGCAGTTAGTTAGACACATTGTTTTGTGTGTTTGAGTGCGTGTTGCAAAGTGACCTGTGCTAGTCAGACAGTACAAGCGAGGCTCCTCGGGGGGGGGGTCCCCCTCTTCTCTGGAGTGTGACATGCATTGACTCTGCATGTGGAGTGAGTAGGCTAGCTACATGTTGTAGTTCCAGAGCCGTTGCAGCTGTGGTGGGTGGTGCCACTGGGCCCTGCTCATCAGCATTCATCACCGTCTACCTGTTGATTGGAGCGTGTCGGTGCGCTACGTCATGACGCCATAAGCGATTGATAGCCTTTTTATTGGCTGGTCCCCCATGAGGGATAGAGGGTGGGTTCTCTGTCTGTTGCAGAACGGGGATAGACAGTTTGTGGGGATATGGTGGGAGCACTGGGAattagagaggtggagagagatgtgAGATGATATCTGGGACGTGCGAACTCTGAGTTAAACCACTCCAGCAGCCTTGTGAAAaccactctcctctccacagACAGACCTCTTCAGCCATGCATCATTAACAATGTACCCAACCAAATTAGACAGAAAATGAACCATCTCAAACCTGAGGGCCATGTTGTCTAAAATATGTCTTGGCCAGCGCCAGCTGGAACAGCCTCACTCAGTTATCAAGTTTCTGCTCATGTTTTacttttttaaattgaaccttaaactaggcaagtcggttaagaacaaattcttatttacaatgacggcctaggaacagtgggttaggggcagaaggacagatttttactttgtcagcttggggattcgatctagcaacctttcggttactggcccaatgctctaaccactaggctacctgccgcccctgaacCTGATCCActtaatctgagtacagcgctcagagcccaaacaagccatacagatatccgccatgttgcggagtcaacagaagtcagaatagcattataaatattcacttacctttgatgatcttcatcagaatgcactcccaggaatcccagttccacaataaatgtttgatttgttccataaagtccatcatttatgtccaaataactcctttttgttcgcgcattcagtacacaatccaaactcacgacgcgcgggcaagtccatgcgaaagttcagacgaaaagtcatattacagttcgtagaaacatgtcaaatgaagtatagaatcaatttttaggatgtttttaacataaatcttcaataatgttccaaccggagaattcctttgtctgtagaaatgcgacgGTACGCAggtctaactctcacgtgaacgcgcgtggtcagctcatggcactctgccagacccatgactcagagccctcattccccctccttcacagtagaagcatcaaacaaggttctaaagactgttgacatctagtggaagccttaggaagtgcaatatgaccaatatcccactgtatattggataggcaaacctacaaacctcagatttcccacttcctggttggattttttctcaggtttttgcctgccatatgagttctgttatactcacagacatcattcaaacagttttagaaacttcagagggttttctatccaaatatgccaataatatgcatatattagcaactggggctgagtagcaggcagtttactctgggaaccttattcatccaagctactcaatactgcccccagccataattatcttcttatggctgcaatcccggtaacgggatgatatgacaacagccagtgaaagtgcagggcgccaaatgcaaaacaacagaaatctcataattaaaattcctcagacatacatgtttcttataccattttaaaggtaatcttgttaacttcttcggggtagggtgcagcattttcacttttggataaatagcgtgcccaatttcaacttccttctactcatccccagaatataagatatgcatattattagtagatttggatagaaaacactctgaagtttctaaaactgtttgaatcatgtctgtgagcataacagaacttatgtagcaggcaaaacccagaggacaaaccattcagaatttgtatttttttgaggtcactgtctttcaatgagttttcattgggacaccagatttccaagggacttgtttgcagttcctaccgcttccactggatgtcaccagtctttggaaattggttgaggttattcctttgtgtaatgaagaagtacggccatcgtaaaggagggtcacttgaagtaaattgtttgagagaggcacattaccaaaaaagttgcgtcagtttgttttctttttgtattgaacacagatcatcccgtcttcaaattgatcgattataaacgtttaaaaatacctaacgttgtattacaaaagtagtttgaaatgttttggtaaagtttacatgtaacttttgatatattttgtagtgacgttgcgcaagttggaagctgtgtttttctggatgaaacgcgccaaataaattgaaattttggatatatatcgacggaattaatcaaacaaaaggaccatttgtgatgtttatgggacatattggagtgccaacaaaataattttgtcaaaggtaaggcatgaattatatttttatttctgcgttttgtgtcgtgcctgcagtgttgaaatatgctactctctttgtttactgttgtgctatcatcagataatagcatcttatgctttcagcgaaaagcctttttgaaatctgacatgtaggctggattcacaacaagagtagctttaatttggtatcttacatgtgtgatttaattgaagtttgatttttatatcattttatttgaatatggcgctctgtattttccctggctattggccaggtgggacgattgcgtcccacctaccccagagaggttaatcccaccaaagtgtctgatttcaaatatgcttttcagcgaaagcaccacaaacgattatgttaggtcacaccaaaccacaataagcacagccattttcccagccaaagatagcagtcacaaaaagccaaaatagagataaaatgaatcactaacctttgatgatcttcatcagatgacactcataggacttcatgttacacaatacatgcatgttttgtttgataaagttcatatttatataaaaaaatctgagtttacattggcgcgttacattcactaattccaaaaacatcaagtgattttgcgtagccacatcgtttcaacagaaatactcatcataaatgtagatgataatacaagttatacacatggaaatatagatatacctctccttaatgcaaccgctgtgtcagataaaaaaaataaaaacattttatggaaaaagcaaaccatgcaataatctgagacggaggtcagaacaagagtcaaattagccaacagaaaccagaaatgacatgataaatattcccttacctttgatgatcttcatcagaatgcactcccaggaatcccaggttcacaataaatgcttgattttccccccgataatgtccgttatttatgtccagttagcgcgtttggtaaacaattccaaagtcacaaagcgcgtacACTAAAACGTgacaaaatgtccaaaagttcagtaacagtcagtagaaacatgtcaaacgatgtattgaatcaatctttagaatgttgttcaaataaatcttgaataatgttccaaccagagaattacattgacttcagatgagcgatggaacggagctgcctcttatgtgaaggcgcatggtgaaagaatgttcacctcatggcagtggtgactcattcctgtctccttcggccccccttcacagtagagtgatcagacaaagttctacagattgttgacatctagtggaagccgtaggaagtgaactcattcatatctcgctgtgatttcaatgggatcttggttgaaactcgaccagtctcagaatttccacttcctgtttggatttttttctcaggtttttgcctgccatatgagttctgttatactcacagacataattcaaacagttttagaaacttcagagtgttttctatccaatactaataataatatgcatatattagtaactgggactgagtagcaggccgtttactttgggcacttttcatccaagctactcaatactgcccctgcagccataagaagttatagcatggtgtgctttttccgtaagtttaaaaaaaatctgacacagcggttgcattatcTAAAGtcccatgtataatacttgtatcttatcaatgtttattatgagtatttctgtaaattgatgtgtcTCTGCAAAATccccggatgttttggaggcaaaacattactgaacataacgcaccaatgtaaactaagatttttggatataaatatgaactttatcgaacaaaacatacatgtattgtgtaacatgaagccctatgagtgtcatctgatgaagatcatcaaaggttagtgattaatttaatctctttctgctttttgtgactcctctctttggctggaaaaatggctgtgtttttctgtgactaggtactgacctaattTAAAGATAAGACAGAGAGAGCCTCAGTCAGTACCTCATCTGTATTGCAGTCAACAGGTAGGCAAAATTTTCTATGAGCCAGACAGAGCTTGTTTATCAGTTCAGTCTGAGGCTTAGAGAGGAGCATCAGAAATTATGGAAGTCCCCATCTGTCCTCAGACCTGCAGAGTTCCTTTAATCATGACAACAGCTAGGCAATAAAGAGGACTTCCTGCCAATGCAGTAGATGCGATGGGGGAGGCTATACCATCTTTGCCATGGGTGGATGTGCCTCCCGAGTAACTGGCAAACCATGCACCATTCTGGGGTGGGTGGGTCGGTGCGTACGTGTCTGGTTTACGCTGGTATTTCTCACGGAGCTGTGATTCTCTGGCCTGTCGAGAGTCAGGTCTTTGAGCCTGTGTCTGTCGCTCTCTGGTCTTCTGTCTCTGCCCCCTGAGACCCTGCTCTGATTTTAAGTAGGGACTTAAAATATGCTGTCCTTACAGTTGACTCGTGTTTTAGGAGAATAAACTGTTTTTCATGAAACACCCGTTGTAACCTCTCAGGTGGAAGAGTGATGAGCTTCCACTGAGCCTTTCATCCTAGAGCTTTGTATTCATCCACGGAGACACTAATTGTCTCCCTCTGATTTACGACGCATTTGCCTGCTGAATGTGAATGGTTTGGCTCAAAAAGAATaggataggtgtgtgtgtgagagagaccacagagagcaACAGTGACTTCATTCTGCTTGCTCTGGTTGGTGCACCAGCTAGTCAGCTTGAGTGAGCGGCTGCACGTCCCTGTGGATCCCAGTCTAACAAATGGGGCCAACGCTGCAGTAATCAGATTAGAGGACGTAAATGACGGGCTGCAAATGTCCCACCTTGTGATCCCCCACATTCATTTTATTACAGCACTGAGCTAATGAGATTACCCTTCAACCAGACCAGCCGACCAAGAGCTGTCACttacagccagccagccagcctgtgGCTCAATCCACCAACTCCTTATAagatgatgctgtgtgtgtgtgtgttgctatgtGGTCAGTCAGGGGCTGTCGTCATGTCAGCCCTGGCCCTGAGTGAGCCCAGCCTAGAGACGCTGCTGCCTGCTAATCCCTGTTTGTTCCCTGTTTTCTACAGGAAACCCAGGATCAACTCACAGCTGGTGGCCCAGCAGGTGGCTCAGCAGTACGCCACGCCTCCCCCACccaagaaggagaggaaggagaggcctGAGAGGGAGCACGACCCAGACGGGGATCTGGTGGATGGGGAGGGGGAGCACCATGAGGGAGTGCGTCCGGAGAGAGTGAGGCCAGATGAAGGAGAACCTCCCCTGGATAAGGGCAGGAAGGAGACACCGGACAATGACAAATCAGAGAAAGTGAAAGAGGTGAAagcagaggaagagaaagaggaggagaaagtgaaagaggagaaagagatcaGCCCAACCAGGCCCATCACCAAGAAACCCAACCTCAAGGAGATCAGCCCAACCAGGCCCATCACCAAGAAACCCAGCCTCAAGGAGATCAGCCCAACCAGGCCCATCACCAAGAAACACAGCCTCAAGGAGATCAGCCCAACCAGGCCCATCACCAAGAAACACAGCCTCAAGGAGATCAGCCCAACCAGGCCCATCACCAAGAAACACAGCCTCAAGGAGATCAGCCCAACCAGGCCCATCACCAAGAAACACAGCCTCAAGGAGATCAGCCTAGCCAGGCCCATCACCAAGAAACCCAACATCAAAGAGATCAGCCTAGCCAGGCCCATCACCAAGAAACCCAACATCAAAAAGATCAGGTCAGTGTGTAGTTAAAGAAATAACATGTCTGTACAGAGTCAGTGTTTGTTTAAGCATCATCTCTCTATAGACATGAACTTTACTAATGTAACTCCTGTGCTTGCCTGTGCAGACCCAAGACAGACATTCACCAGAGTCCACCTAGTGATAAACACAGTGTACAATCTGGAAAGTCAACAACCAAGACCAACAACTCTCACATCTCCAGGTGGGTCATACTCTCAGTACTAGTAGCAGAGAGAAGTATCTTGCCGTTGGACATTGTGAAAATCTGTCATGGCATTTAAATTGCCACTCGTACAAGCTATTCTTAAATGCCAATTTTGGAAAAAATCTAGTTATTCATAAATTATATTTGTATGTTCTACACCCACTCTCACTTTCTGCCTCTTACTTCTGGTTGATCTTGTTATTGCTCACGTTGTTGTTGGAATGAGCAGTTGGGTCTAATCACTCACACTGGGCTGGCCACGTCTATGGTTGTATCTTAGTAAGGCAGTTTTATCAATGTAATTCTAACCCTGTGTTTCCCCCTGCTGACTAGGCCCAAACTGAAGAATATTGACCGGAGCACTGCCCAGCAGCTAGCGATAACGGTGGGGAACGTGACGGTCATCATAACAGACTTTAAGGAGAAGACCCGCTCCTCCTCCACATCCTCGTCCACCGTGACATCCAGCGCAGGCTCTgagcagcagcatcagagttCCGGCTCCGAGAGCATGGACAAGAGCTCGACTCGCACCTCCACTCCCAAAGGAGAGCTTTCTGTGGGGCACGATGAGTCCTTCTGAGCCCTCCAGTCCAGGTGCTCTGAGAGGACTCTGTGGATGGGATCCCTTAGGGGGAGATATTTCACCTTCCTACTGCTGCCCTACCCCCTGCATCCACCTCCATTCCATCACCATCCCTGGATGCTGAGAGAGCTCGCTGATTGGAGCAGCCCCAGCGTGTGCCTGATGGTTAACGTCTAACCATGGGTACACGTTGTGCATGGCCCATGCGGGAGAGTGGGGCTGACAGgaataatgtattgttttatatCTGTATGTGGATGTGCGGCTGATtcaacatttttgtttttgtataAAGAAATTATCTGCACAATAACCACCATTTTAACAACTCTGAAATATTATTACCCTTATTTATTACTTGTTTCACCTGTATACTTTTAGACTTCTTTTGTTGAGGCTTCGCTTTGTAGTGCTACCTATCGCTCACTTTGACACTAGTTTTGATGGTTGTACTGGTAGGATAGGACAAGGCTTGATACACCCACACAATGGTGCTAGATAGAGACAGACTGTGAAACAGTTTCCAACGTGGGACTGTTGTTCACACAATACAACAAAGTACTAATAACCCGGAaattctctcgctctttctctcgtcCACTCTTTCTCACACTATCTCTCTCCTACAGTGAGAGTGTGGACCTCTGTGTTGTCTGGTCTTTCAGGTTGATATGTAGAGGTCAATGTGCAACATAAAAAGGTAACCTGTTTGATTTGAAAATCCTACGATGTAAACTCAACACACCCAAACCTTTTCTTCTAGCTTTCTTTGTCTATGATTTAGTTTGATATAGAATTGATCTTTATACAGTCAGTGTCTCCTGTCCTTAACTGCATAGTGTAGGCTATTGTGAAAAACACTAAAGTTGTTGATGTTTTTTGCATTCCGTCGCTTCAATATTGGTTAGCCATTTGAGGGATTGATTGGTACCCTCTGCTTTGAGACAGGTTTATTTCTGTAATGACTGAAGGAAAGGTAAAGTTTAGATCCACCTGTTAAGACCAGAGTTTGAACTGTAATATAGTGATTCCCTGTACCGTTTATAATATCCAGCTGACGCTAAGGGACTTCAGCTTGTAATAAGTCCTAGCTAACGTTTAGCCTACTAATCTTCTTTTCGAATTCTGTTTACAAAGTTGTAATTTTCCGGTCCATTTTGTGCAAATGCCTGGACAGATTGAGAATTGATTTGAGTGACTTATTCTGATAAGATATATTTAAGACTCCAATATGTAGGCAAATGAAGGCAGAAACATTGCAAGTAGATGATATAATAGAATATTGcattttgttttgaattttcaAAGCAGTTACAGCTTACCTAAATAACCAATTAAATGGTTCTAATTCTCCTTTAGACAAATATAGACAAACAATTTCCTCTTAACTGTAATAAATTGTATAAAGAATAAATGTGTATATGATATCTTAGTTTTATTTATTGAAGGACCAAAGGAATTTCATAATGACATGATACATAGACAAATGAATAACAATTTGAGATGCAATTATAAAATGTGtgaaatgaaatacattttaaataaagACTAATATAATCCATTTTAATGGTGTAATTATTTTCCACTTTTTTAACAACTCAACTTTTTCATAAACCTGAGGATCAGCAAAACTTGACATGTTTTCTGAGCCATATTGAACACCTAACCATTATTTCAATCACAAGTGTCTACTCGGAGAACACAAGTTAGTTGCTCAGTGAACACTAGACTAGAGGCAATGAGAACCAGTCATTAAGCAGTGAGCTGTATTGAACTCTGCGGTGTTTCCAGAAGCTTTGGAGCCATGGAAAACCCTGTGATCTGAGCCTCTGCCCTGCTCCGCTCCACTGTCCTCAGTATAGTATCTGCCCCTGCAGAGAACCAATTGGCCTGAGCAGGCCAGTTTAATCTCTCCCTACAGACCTCTAAAGCAGGTCAGGCAAGTTGGGCATGCCCTTCTAATTTACTATGACCATGAGTCTATAGGGCAAGTGTTGAGGTAAAGGCTTTACTGTCTATTTTCAGTTGTAGAGAATATAATCATATTTGTGTAGTGTGAATAAGCAATGTTTGTTGTCCAATAAGCATACGTTGTAACTTCAGACTCCTCCATGAGTTTCATTTTGCTGTTCAGCCGTATGATTATATGTAATATGTATTTAAACTTACATTTTTTGCAAAGATATGGAGTCTAGACTGAATGAGGGAAGATATGCAAAATGCAATGTGAACAGGATTATTGAGGTGTCTGGCTGAGATATAAAGAAAATTATGTTATCAATCATTTTTAATGAGAATATTAACTCTTTGCTTTGTAATGCAATCTAGAAGAAATTGGCCTAAAAAGCTATCTTTCACATGCCTTACCCGCAACCATATTCACTTGACTGACTTCTGTGACATTATATAATTGATTAATTGTATGTTAAATTATTGAAAAATGGGCATTTTGTAAACTTTGCTTGTATGTATAATTTATAATTGTGCAAGAGCCATCGTGAGAATAATGGCATTGAAGCTGAACAGTTTTCTTTGTTTCTTTTACACGCAAGCAGTTATGTTCTTGTGTGCGACCAGTAACCTTAATTTACTGTGTAAAGATGGTTACATTTTTTAGCTTTGTTTGTCAGAGACCCAAATATAGAATGCTTGTTTACTGACTATAACATTAATCTCGTGAATTTCCAATTTAAATGTATTATACAAGCTCTTTTCATTTTCCTCTATTACAATGTCTTGTACAATGCTTTTAAAGTTAATGCTCAGTAAAAGTATGTAGGGTCAGTATATTTATAAATTTTTTTGCTTTCTGTTTCCTTTCTTACTACTAGCTGATGTGTCATTGGTCACCCTGTGAGATGGTGCCATTACTTCCATAATGTGGATATGTATGGAGCGAATTTCACAGGATCACCGCTTCTTGTCTACTAGCTTATACAATGTTGAATAATACATGTTATCTGGCATGTGCACGACTTTACGCTTATTGGCTATCTTATAATTTCCTCTGCTTCAAATAGAAATGTCTATTTATGCATTTTAAGTGTAGTTTTtcacaaataaaattgttaaagtTATCTATTCCTTgggtgtttttgtaaaatgtttctTCCTCAGATTGAGCAAGGTGACCTGAGCTGTAGCTTCCATGTTTTATCAGTCATATCTGGCTGCATTCACAGATCAGCCATCACGACCGTCTCCCGCACTGTCACTGATTGAGATGTCTAAGTgtatgaggagggagggaggtgagagtGGGGCTGTTTGAGGGGGGCAGTGCAGTGACACGAGACACGGGGATCCTTACACGTAGACGCTCCCAGGCAAGTCTGCTAGGGAGCACCTTCCTCCCTAGAGGCTGTTTCGCAGAGCAGCAGGTCAGTGGAGCTCTTTCAGACAGTGGGATGAGGCTGAGCTCAGAGCAGAAGCAGCAGCCCTCTGCTGTCTCATAACCTGGAtgacaatatgttacgaatttgcaaaacgtgtTAGGAATTCTAGCTAGatgactaacgttagctacctggTTAACGTTTGCTAGGCTAGTGGTTAGGGTTACGTtttggagttaggttaaagggttaaggttaggggaagggttagctaaaagggttaagtttaggcaagggttaggattaggtttagttaacatgctaagtagttgcaaaataGCTAAAAAGAAGTAAGTAAGCAGTTGAAAAGTTGCTCATTAGCtgaaatgctaaagttgtccttgACGAGATTGTGCAGTAGTTATTGTGGTTCAGTACAGTCCTTGTAAAGTCTTTGGGCTATCCAGTGACAGGGTGGTTCTCCAATCCCAAATATTTTGATGGTACGGTAATGGCTAATTTAACATGTAGAGATTAGGCAGAAAATATATTGTATTTTAATGATTCTCAAGACATAAAGTGTAGTCTGTTTAGCGTGTTAGCTAAACGGGGAATCCAGAGCATTGGTAGAACACCAGTTTGATTAAGTGGATATGAGACAAAGTATTGTACATGATCTGCAAAATGTGGAAACACTAATCTGCTTCCAAACATAATCCGTGGTAGCCTAGTTTTAAAGCAAGGCCATGGGCGGATTGGCTGTctggcaattctggcaaatgctAGAATGGCTGGACCATCTTTTAGTAGGGTGGGCTGGTCAAAATGTACCCCAAAAATTAGATGTAAAAAAGGATAATTGACACGGCGGGCGGCCCATGAGCctgtttaaaaaacaacaacttttGTGCTATTTCTCTATTGTCACAATAATCTATATTAAGTACATGGCTGACCAGTTGGCAACGGCCGGCCCCCCGCCAAGATCGCCTGCCCcagtattctgattggctgagataaGGTGGTGCAAATTCACATTCAAAGTCAAACGCATATCATCAAAGAGAGTGAAACCCGCTCTGATTGTCACTCGCTCagtcccccccaaaaattgaGTGTTGCCGAAAAAGTTGGAGATACCAAAAAGGTTCTCTTGAGGCCGACGCTGCTAAATGTGTGAAATTAACCAACTTATTTGCTAAAAGTTCTGATTCTGCTGGTCCgagtactgtgtctgtgtctgtgagaaATGATA
It includes:
- the LOC120060071 gene encoding RING1 and YY1-binding protein B-like, which produces MRSCLPALAAVLSGSSVHNLRQLLIITEALFFFWKTVLTMGDKKSPTRPKRQAKPSADDGYWDCSVCTFKNSAEAFKCSICDVRKGTSTRKPRINSQLVAQQVAQQYATPPPPKKERKERPEREHDPDGDLVDGEGEHHEGVRPERVRPDEGEPPLDKGRKETPDNDKSEKVKEVKAEEEKEEEKVKEEKEISPTRPITKKPNLKEISPTRPITKKPSLKEISPTRPITKKHSLKEISPTRPITKKHSLKEISPTRPITKKHSLKEISPTRPITKKHSLKEISLARPITKKPNIKEISLARPITKKPNIKKIRPKTDIHQSPPSDKHSVQSGKSTTKTNNSHISRPKLKNIDRSTAQQLAITVGNVTVIITDFKEKTRSSSTSSSTVTSSAGSEQQHQSSGSESMDKSSTRTSTPKGELSVGHDESF